ACTGAGGGTGTGTCATTTTCTGCTGCTCTGGCAGGGCTCCATAGCTCTGTGTTTAGAACACTGGCCATGTAAACCATGGGTTATGAGTTTAGGCCTTGCTGAGGCCTTTGACCAAAGCTTTGAGAATACAAATGTAGAAAACAGCTCCAGGTTTGTGGGttctatcctgagctcaggttattgaCTATGtagaattttgcatgttctgtgggtgttcttcagtttcctcccactgtccaaaaccATGTGGCTAGGTGGAATTGGTTATGCTAAATtactcctaggtgtgaatgtgtgtgcgtggtgccctGCAATTCACTGGTCTTCCTTTTGGAGTGAAATCTCCTGCTTTTCAGAATGTACTTTTGTTAGAACATTATTGTAAGCCACAGAAACTGCATTAGCTCCTACATTTTCTAGATCAGTGTTCTTCACTGAACCAGGAATTGTAGGGTTTAGGGCTCAGAAATGCTGGACTCATCAACATTTCTGCTACTGATTTAATTTCCCAGTGCTTTAGATCAGAAACATTGGAACCTGGGTTGGTCCATGAGATTGTCACCCTCAAACAAGTCTAGGAGATTTTCTTTCATGGTTTGGAGCTTCATAAGCTTGATTTAAGGCCCCAGCGAGAATTGAACTCGCGACCCCTGGTTTACAAGACCAGTGCTCTAACCACTGAGCTATGGAGCCATGTGTGTATGGGTATATGCTTGCATGCACACCCTGGAAAGTAAATGTACATACGTAAGCACTCTGGGTATAAAGGAAGAAAGCTTTTGTGAATATTATTCAGCTCAGTCTCTCTCATGCAGGGCTCCACAGCTCTAATAGGCAACTATAAGCCCTCAGTAGTAAATATAATCTCTTTGATAAAGGTGTTTTTCAATTTCCACCTATGTAACAATATAAAGTCCCCTGGCCTGCTTCATTGACTGCTGGGGGTACCTGGACTCCACATTGAGATCCACTGATCTAGAAAATGTAGCAGTTGTAACTGTTAAAGCAGTTTGTGTAGACTATAACCAGTTTTTATCAGATTTTAAAGTACACTTTAAAGATCAACACAGGATCATCAAGGTTCTGCTGTAGCCTGAATTATCTCACAAAAGCACAGCACAGTGTGAAAAGTTTAATTTCAGCAGTTAGTGCCACTTATTGTGTCTTCTTTTCCAGCAATTTCAGTTCCCAACATTTTGAATTACAAACATCAGAACCTGAAATCgtctttataatttttttatcttCAAAAAAAGGGCCCATCAAGATTTGAACTCACAGTCACTGGTTTACAAGGCCAGTGTGCTAACCATTGAGCCCTACATGAGACCTATTGTGTGGAAGAATGTGAAGAACATTTATGAAAGTTATCTTCAGTCACACCCTTGGTGCTTATGCATACACAGAAtgataaagtaaacaaaaactaGTGATAAAGTGTTTGCATTTCAGGGTGATTACTAATTTACATAACAAAAGGCCCACAGTGGAAAAATCTAAAAGCTTCTGCAGGTTTCAAGGGTCACCGTTTTATTCAGTACTTGTTCAGACTCAGAACTCACACAGTCTCACAAACTGTGGTTTTTCAAACAGGTAGTCCGTTATTAGTGAGATCTCTGATCACAGTTTCTGTCCAAGCCTAAATGGTTGGATAGGATTAAAAGTGCTGAACAAGTAGAAGGACCTACTTGATGGAGTGCTACCAGTACTACGTAGGTAGGAGTAGGAGCACAGTGTCTGCAGGATGTACATTATTTGAAgaagtttattaaaatatatagtgtataatgttaccaaatgtatagtgtatagtgcaggAGAGTGTATGATGGTTACAAAGTAATTTTGGGTGTTCTGCTCACTCCTTTATCTTGGCGGCCCCTCAGTTGTCCCCACTCAGTCCCAGGTCAGCATTGTAGACCTTTCTGTGTAGTCATGAtgattgaacctctcagtcacACCAGATTTTCAGAACCCATTTTCACACAgacactgtcatttttttaaaccacctGGCATGGGATTGATACATCAACTGTGGCAGCCCCAAGGATGGATTAATCAAAGATTTGTGGTACGCCAGCACCAGTCTTTCCAGGGTCTTGACGTTAGATGACAGTACAATCAGATCTAGTCAAtatgctttttcttcttcttttctctgtaAGAATCAGTTTGACCTCTTGATGGTATATCATATCACCATCCACAGCAGATGTCAGTGATGAGCACATCTGCCCTTAGTCTCATATGGTGAAGCAACATCACAGATGCCAAAGCACTTCATTCTGTACAATTTCACCTTGTCTTCAGTCTTCTGTGAGTCCTCTGTGGATTGCTCTTTAactaaaaactgtttttttgggCAGGTTATTACAGTGTTGTTCCAAGTGTAAGAGGAGAAGGATCACCTTCGATCTATCGGGACATTCTACTATCAGACCCTACAGGGGGCCCTGCTCTTCCTGACATGGACAATGTATTTGCCCCATCAGATACCCCCAAATCTGAATCAGAGATGTTGCAGTCCAACTGGGTCAGTTTCACTGATGGGACAACCTCCAGGCCTCCACCCCCTGATGAGCCTGCCCCTTCCCCACctctctcatcctcttctgAGGACACACCCCCTACTTCACCTCCTGCCTCATCGCCTCCTCTGCTGCACTCTATCCCTCCACCTGAATCTCCTCCTCCCCCACCCCCAGATTCCCCCCCAGACTCCCTATCTCCTGATGATCTGGCCCAACCCCAACATTCCACATTCCCGCTCCAAGAGTCCAGCTTTTCCATGACTACTCCTCTCACTCTACCTAGCCCTGGCATGCCCCCTCTGCCAACTGTGCCACCTCCTCTGGGGATGCGAGATGATGCCAGAAGAACACCAGACTCTTTTGGGCTAAGAGAGGAAATCCTCTCACTTTCCACCTCACCCAAGGACATTGGGATGGGGGGTTTGCGTGGCACACCACCTCCACTGCCCCCTCTCACCTACAGGAGTGTGGCCGTCTCACCAGGGCCTGGTAGCCGTGAGTGTTTCACATTCTTATAGtctctttttaatctttatgtCCTGTTATGGTATGTTGGGAGTGTTTCCCATGGTCCAAAAGTATAAATGTACCCTCAAAAGGTACACCAGTAGTTCAATTATGTATGTCAATTTTCgtcaacaaaaatgtttttctaagGCACGTACGATGTTTCTTTGAGGCTACCACCCCACTGACATATCTTTGTACCCTAAAAACCCCACTTCGACCCCAGCATACCCAAGGACATGTTTTTGAGAGTGCAAAGCTTCTGGCTTTTAATAAGATATATATGGTATAAATGTCAAATCTAGAAAAACGGTTCCAAGGACAGCTCTTTGGGAAGAACTTTTAACtgtccaaagaaccctttaaaGAGTGTACATTGGCACAGCAATGAAAATCTATCAAGGTTTTCAGACAGGTAGTAGGTTTGTGAAAAAGGTATCTTTGTATTAGGACACATAAACTTTGTCTATAGTTGTTTTTCTCCTTacaatataatgcattattagtATGCGGATGATGTGCTAGCACTACTGAGAAATGAAGTATAGGGTGCCAAGCACTTCTACAAGTACAGCTTGGCCTAGAAAAGATGTCAAGCCGCAACCCTAAAGAAAGCAAAATTCAGAGTGGATATTTTGCCAAAAATTGGCCAATGGGCATTGAAGATATAAGGTACCACATGGCCAATGTGCAGtatattactgtttaatttaagACGTTGGTAGCccaaagaaattcagaaactAGATAATCAAGTACATAGGGAAGGGTGTATGAGTATAGTGCTTACAAACATAACCATTATGGTACAAGATCTTTCTGTATCTTTAGTGATCATGACCACCGGTAGTGTTTTTATATTACTGTGTGAAGATTTCAGGGAGttagacatttttaattttctttaggGCCTTCATCACCTGCACGTCCTGGCACTCCTTTATCAGCAGGTAGCCCAATACCACCACTCCCACCCCGGCCATCCTCGCGGCCCAAACTTCCCCCTGGTAAACCAAACGTGGCAGACTTGGTATGATACACtcctctctacacacacacaccaattttatatatttcaaatcCTTAGATTTCAACTATAccgtcattgttttttttctgaaatcaATGTATTCTTGTGTACTGTTGGCTCCCAGGCTTGGCCCATCAGCGGTCCTGTCCACTCATGGAGTCCTCCTCCCTTTGCTCCCCTGGCCCGAGCAGAAAGTAGCTCCTCCATTTCTTCCATCACTTCCCTCAGTGCTGCCTCCACACCAACGCTTGGCAGAGAGttcaatctctctgtctcaggtgAGCTGCTAAAGATCTTGAGCTGCTAAAGATCTTGATCAGGAGGCTTGGGGACTCCAGGCCTCCTTATTTTCCCTGATGATGTTTGTCATCAGATGAGTGATGAGGGCAAAAGCTCTTCAGATGAGTGGCAAAAGCTCTTCAAGATAAACACCATGATTTACTACTACTAGACATTCAAAATGACCTGGATGACCATTAACCTTCACATACATGCAGAATTTAAGGTTAAGCCTAGACTAACCAGGAACTGGCACGCAAGAAAATCCCGATTTTAGTCTGATCTTCCTTAGACTCGGTTGATTTAGACTTAGAGTATACTGTAGTTTGAGTCAAGACTAACTTAATGTAAGGGTGTATCTGCTGTTCTCTCTTTGTTTTAGCCTGTTCCCGAGGACCAAGTCCACTTACCATGGGTCCCCAGGACACTCTACCAGTGGCAGCAGCCTTCACAGAGACCATCAGCGCCTACTTCAAAGGAGCCGACCCCAGCAAGTATGGACTACACTGAACAAGTACAGCTGAACCATGTCCAGCAGCAGCACGAATATGTCTCAGTCATGCATGTCGAGTCATTAGTCCCAACCATCCctcactctgtgtctctgcaggtgTGTGGTAAAGATAACTGGAGAGATGGTTCTGTCCTTCCCAGCAGGCATCACAAGACATTTCTCGAACCAGCCGAGTCCTCCAGTACTGACCTTCACTATCAGCCATTACAGCCGTCTGGAGCAGGTCCTCCCCAACCCTCAGCTGCTCTGCTGGTAAAAGCACTGTTTATAATGTCAAGGGTTGCAAAAATTGACTCATGAATAAGATTTTATATTTAGGGGGGCCACGAGGGGTCAGAGTATGTGAACGATGTTGCACTGTTCCACCTTTGGATTCCTGCTAAAGCTTCCTGTACTTTAGGCAATGTAAAAGGCCTCAGCTATTTGCAGTTTCCTCATATTGCTAAGATTTGCTAAAAATTTGTGAAATATTTGGGTTATAATAGCGGGACATCCACAGTGAACTGGACTATGACTTATGCGCAGTGACCCGATGCCTGCCTTCTCCGACTGTAAAGAGTTTCGGGTGAACATGCCCAACCTGATGGCTCATCTCAAGAAGGTGGCGGACCAGCGGCCTCAGGCTACCTACTACAATGTGGACATGCTGAAGTACCAGGTGAGCCGAGAACACactttatttcatcagttatatCAGTTAGAAATTCTATTTCCTTaaacaagaaaataacacaGATATTCCACTTCacttgaattctggattctaattggtcagaaagtgacaTTTGCCATGTGTTTTCTTGCCCAGGTGTCGGCACGGGGCATCCAGTCTACTCCATTGAACCTGGCACTAAGCTGGCGCGGTGATGCTAACAGCACTGACCTCAGGATAGACTACAAATACAATGCAGAGGCCATGCCCATCCCCACACCCCTCACCAACATCCACTTCCTGGTGCCAGTGGACGGCGGTGTAACCAAACTGCAGGCCATGCTGCCTCCAGCTATATGGTGAGGATCTGTGATTAATCATGTCACAATAACTTAACCATTATTCATGGATGTTAGCTCAGCAGCTAACATTCTGTGCTAGTTACCCAatggttgtgagttcaaatcccagaatcACGCAATGTTAGCTGCACTCTTGATGTTTTGATCCCCGTATGGTT
This genomic interval from Pangasianodon hypophthalmus isolate fPanHyp1 chromosome 4, fPanHyp1.pri, whole genome shotgun sequence contains the following:
- the sgip1b gene encoding SH3-containing GRB2-like protein 3-interacting protein 1, producing the protein MMEGLKKRTRKAFGLRKKEKDTDSTGSPEKDKSKKANGAPNGFYGEIDWDRYNSPDVDDEGFSIRPGEQGGTPAKARTFFSSSESEGEDEPGKKFKIKIKPLAPDNGTVSTVDELKASVGTLAISTSPLMKSPRRSPCPLKRTISSEEIARPRRSTPTPTLTPGPGPDTPSKRLSDNASAFFGPPFEANFEAQNSEVFLAEPELWRLSTPSNTSPLNRRFPTGAPPPLPPKNIPATPPSYRSSSLESSGYYSVVPSVRGEGSPSIYRDILLSDPTGGPALPDMDNVFAPSDTPKSESEMLQSNWVSFTDGTTSRPPPPDEPAPSPPLSSSSEDTPPTSPPASSPPLLHSIPPPESPPPPPPDSPPDSLSPDDLAQPQHSTFPLQESSFSMTTPLTLPSPGMPPLPTVPPPLGMRDDARRTPDSFGLREEILSLSTSPKDIGMGGLRGTPPPLPPLTYRSVAVSPGPGSRPSSPARPGTPLSAGSPIPPLPPRPSSRPKLPPGKPNVADLAWPISGPVHSWSPPPFAPLARAESSSSISSITSLSAASTPTLGREFNLSVSACSRGPSPLTMGPQDTLPVAAAFTETISAYFKGADPSKCVVKITGEMVLSFPAGITRHFSNQPSPPVLTFTISHYSRLEQVLPNPQLLCCDPMPAFSDCKEFRVNMPNLMAHLKKVADQRPQATYYNVDMLKYQVSARGIQSTPLNLALSWRGDANSTDLRIDYKYNAEAMPIPTPLTNIHFLVPVDGGVTKLQAMLPPAIWNPETHKILWKISELSQKSENGGVGALLCRFQLAEGPSKPSQLAVQFTSEGSTLSGCDFQLLGSGYRLSLIKKRFSTGKYLADN